The nucleotide window ATGAATAGTTGATATATAGTAGTACTTATTTATTAACATATCCTGTCACATTGCGTTGGTGGTTTACTCAGAAGCTAGTTTGGCAAACGTTCCATGATATCCAAAATAGTTATTGCTTCTAACAATAATGATAACAACCCCACAAATTAAGTCATAACTCGGCCTTGATCAACAATTAGTCACTCTCAATCATTTAAATAATTCATCTTCTGTGTTTTTGTGGTAGGAGGACATGTAAGGCACCTTTCAAAAATTGAGGTGGGAATTATTCTTTGTGATATTCCTGATTCCCCACTCCTGAGAGAAATTAACAAGTGGGAAATTCCCTGGGCgactcttctcttcttttgatagctttttctttttttgagttcCCTATCACACTTTGGCCTTTGCTTATTTAGAGTGATAGCCTATCACACATATGATACACATTGAGTTTGAGTCAAACTTGAACTATTTTCGGCTTGCAAATTAGTTTTCACACCATGAAAACTGTTTACACTTTGTATTATTATCTAGTCTATCACTTAATTATACAGCTTCTTATAAATATAATCACAAACTCACTAGTCCAATCTATAACCTTTCAAACCTATCAAGAAAGTCAAAATTCATGCTTGATGGCTGCCTAAACACTCTAGATACTAGACAAATCACAATCCAAAAAGCAACTATTGAATTTAAGCACACaaatcacaaatggtcactaaaGATACTTTAAACAAATACACACTCTTTGAATATCTTGGTTCTccccaaaaacagaaaataagaATTTATTCTGCTCAAACTGATTTTTGTGGTCCGAAATAATAATTTGTTGTAAATTAATTTTAACGGGTCACTATTTTCTCATCAGTGGCAAGCTGAGTCAACTCTCTGAAAATTTACAATAGATTTGGGAAGAATAAGGCTCAGAGCTCCAAAATTGGCTGCTGGAAATCTGAGAACACTGCCACTTCATATCACAGTGTCTCACTCTTTCAGAGCCAGGTGGTCAATAACTCATTATATTACTCAACTCAAGTGGCGTCCTCAGTTAAAACCATAAAACCCCAAATCACAAAAATCCCACCAACTacaaaaaaccaaaatacaaaaaacaaatctctcttctctctttctcgttttggaaggagaagaagaacaaCCACCCCATCATCCTCTTTGTCATTTCTTGTGTGCTCACcattgttgttggttgttcaaCTGCTGCTTATACTACTTTAATTACTTCTTTCATAAAAACTATACTAGTATTATTACGTTTTGTATTATTAAATTGAGGAAACCATCTTTGTCTCTCTTTCCCTGAATCCCTGGCCTTAAATTAACAAAGTAATTTCGTGTATAACGCTCTTTGCATTCAGTGTTCCTTTCCTGGGGAGGCGTTTTCTGCAACTGGGTTTTGTTATTTTCTGATCAGAAACGAAAAAGAACCCATCAAGGATTTAGATAGTTACTATAATATAAACAATCTGATTCGGCCTTTCTCCAattaaagaaaccaaaaagCGTGCGTGCAAGTTTGAATTTTTCTGGGAATATAAACTTTTGGGGAAGATAAACTTGCCAAATGAGAAGTCTTTTCTTCAATGTCTGATTGCTGAGAAGAACCCACCATGGATCTGGAAACTGGGATTGATCGAAACCAAGTAAAGGTGCGAACTTTGATCTTTGATGTTGATTAAATTTCAGTTTGGAGAGTACCCATTTCGGTTTTGTAAGTAAAGGTGTAAGCTGTACTGTCTGTTGTTTTCATATTGAAGAAAACCCATTTTGGTTGTTTTTGACCAAAAGTGTTTGTTTTTATGGTAATAGAAGGAATCATGGAGGACAATTCTGACTCTGGCTTATCAGAGCCTTGGCGTTGTTTATGGGGATTTGAGCATTTCACCTCTGTATGTGTACAAGAGCACATTTGCTGAAGATATAGAACACTCTGAGACCAATGAAGAAATCTTTGGAGTGTTGTCGTTTGTGTTCTGGACTCTCACACTTGTGCCTCTTCTCAAATATGTGTTTATTGTGCTCAGAGCTGATGATAATGGTGAAGGAGGGACATTTGCTTTGTATTCTTTGCTGTGTAGACATGCCAGAGTGAGCTCACTACCCAATTCCCAATCGGCTGATGAGGAGCTTACAGATTACAAGAAGGAAAGAGATACAAGGTCCTTGAAGCCCAACTCCGGTTTCGGGTCAGGCTTGAAGTCAACTTTGGAGAAGCATAGGGTGTTGCAGAGGTGTTTGCTTGTACTTGCTTTGATTGGCACTTGTATGGTGATTGGTGATGGTGTTCTCACACCAGCTATTTCTGGTAATTTTTGGGTTATGGGTGGTAAAGTTGGAAAAAGTTTCTGTTTTGGGACTAACTGCGATTTTGCTTTAAATTGGTGCAGTGTTTTCTGCTGTTTCTGGGCTTGAGTTTTCTATGTCCGAAAAACATCACAAATGTGAGTTCTTAAATTTTGTTCCTTTCTGGTATTTATTGGGCATTTGTATTCTGTTCAGTAGTTTGAATTTTGGGTGATTCCCTTTTTGTTAAATAATTCTCAATCTGATCCTTTTCCTTTGAATTGCTGGGTATCAATGTATCATAGTTTATGTCAATTTGTGTACTCAGATTTCCAAGTCTTCAATATTTTTCTGCTTTAAGAATTAAAGCCATAAGTTAACTTGATTGTCTGATTTCACTCTTTGGCTTTGTACTCACGAAGGGTTGATGGTTTTTTGCAGATGTAGAACTTCCAATTGCCTGCATAGTTCTGATAGGCCTCTTTGCGCTTCAACATTATGGCACTCATAGAGTTGGGTTCTTGTTTGCTCCTATAGTTCTGGCATGGCTTCTGTGCATCAGTGTGATTGGTCTTTACAATATACTTCACTTCAATCCGACTGTGTACAAGGCACTTTCTCCATATTATATGTACAAATTTCTGAAGAAAACACAGAAAGGAGGTTGGATGTCCCTGGGTGGGATTTTGTTGTGTATAACAGGTAAGTGTGCATTTAAGATATGCCATAAGAAGCAAAGTGGCTCCTCAGTTTTCTAACACAAATCAAATTTTTCAGGTTCAGAAGCCATGTTTGCTGATCTTGGACACTTTTCACAACTGTCAATCCAGGTACATTACAGCTCATAAACTATAATGTAACTTGATTTTATGTGCTGAATTACTTTGGCTTGTTATATTATCCAAATGGGGTTATTTAAAAGGCATTTTTATGAATATGGTTTTGATTCAGATGTGATAGTGTCTACTACGCATATTAGCATTGTCTTATTCAAAATTTACTGTTGTACCAAATCCCACTAGGGcttattctcaaaaaagaatCCCACTAGGGCCCTCAAAAACATTTCTTGggaaacaagaagaaatttTGCAAACTTGCTTTTAGTGATTTCATTTTGCTTTTGTCTGAGATATAACATTCTGTTCTTATTCGGCCTGATACCATTGTGAAACAACCACTTTGGCTAATAGATGTTCACATTGTTTGCAGATTGCTTTCACCTCTTTGGTTTATCCAGCTTTGGTTCTAGCATACATGGGACAAGCTGCTTACATATCTACACACTACACTAAGGGAGGAAACTCCGACATTGGATTTTACATATCTGTACCAGGTAGACCCCTTGATTTGTTTAGCAGGAACTTTCTAGAATTTGAAAAATATGCAACTCCTTGGCTAATCTGGCACCACACCACTACTTCTCAGAGAAAGTGAGATGGCCTGTTCTGGTTATAGCTGTGCTTGCAGCAGTAGTAGGAAGCCAGGCCATTATAACTGGGACTTTCTCAATCATCAAGCAATGTTCGGCCCTGGATTGCTTCCCAAGAGTCAAAATAGTCCATACATCATCCAAAATCCATGGCCAAATATATATCCCAGAAATCAATTGGATCTTGATGTTGTTATGTCTGGCTGTTACTATCGGTTTCAGAGACACAAAGCGCATGGGTAATGCATCAGGTATGACAATTATTTACAAATTAGTGAACCCATCAATGTTTGATATTTCTACTTCTGTGGTAGTGTAACTAAGCACATTGTCTATGAGTTATAGTTTAAGAACCTCCTGCTTGGCAGGCTCTATAACTGGTAAGATCCTAATTTTTTGAATCCTTCAGTTTGATGGCATTGAACATATTGTTGTACCAAAACAAGAGATAACTGAGTTTTCATTTATGTAAAGCATCAAAAGTTTTGCACTCAAATCACCTGTTTGGTATTCTCCTGTGCAAAGTTTCAACAGTTCTATTAATCTTCTATCTCAGTACATACTTCTGCATCTGCATCTATTAGTAGCTGCATTTTTGCATAGCCTATTTCTGTGGTTACTGCAGTGTCATTTTATACCTGCTTAAAACTACAGTGTCAAATATTAAGGTTTTCGAGAAGGTTGGAATTTATCAAATGCTCATAAAGAATTAGTGAAAATAGCTGCTTACTTCTAACGTGGATCTGACATTCAGCTCTCTCATAAGTTGATGCGCTCCTGTGAGAGTACTTTAACCTCGTAGTTTCATGTGGAACAGGTTTTGCAGTCATCTCTGTGATGCTGGTCACAACCTGCTTAATGTCCCTCGTTATTGTCCTGTGCTGGCACCGGAGCATCTTCTTTGCAATCTGCTTTGTGTTCTTTTTCGGCACAATAGAAGCTCTTTACTTCTCAGCTTCTCTTGTCAAGTTCCACCAAGGAGCATGGGTTCCTGTTGCTCTTGCTCTGTGTTTTTTCTTTGTCATGTATGTTTGGCACTATGGCACAGTTAGAAAGTATGAGTTTGAGGTTCAGAACAAGGTCTCCATTAACTGGCTTCTCAGCCTTGGTCCCAGCCTTGGGATTGTCCGAGTTCGTGGGATTGGCCTCGTACACACCGAACTTGTATCTGGAATTCCAGCAATCTTCTCCCACTTTGTTACCAACCTTCCGGCTTTTCACCAAGTTCTAGTTTTCCTCTGCATCAAGTCTGTCCCAGTCCCACATGTTAGACCTGAGGAACGGTTTCTAGTGGGGCAAATTGGTCCAAGAGAGTATCGACTATACAGGTGTATTGTACGATATGGATATCGTGATGTACACAAAGATGATATGGAATTTGAAAATGATCTCGTCTGTAGTATAGCAGAGTTCCTACGGTCAGGAAGCAGTCCTGATTGCAATATTTTGAGTGAAGATTCTGGGAAAGAAGATGACAAAATGACGGTTGTTGGAACACGTTCAACTCATGCAGACGGGATTCAGCTGAGTGAGGACAGTGTAGAAATGACTGCAGAAATTACTACACTGGGGCAAAAAGAAATAAGATCACCGTCACCACCGGTGAGACAGAGAGAAATAAGGTCACCGCCAATGCCCCAACGGAGGAAGAAGGTAAGGTTCATCGTTCCGGAGAGCCCAAAGATCCAGACAGGTGCAAGGGAGGAACTGCAAGAGCTAATGGAAGCTAGGGAAGCTGGAATAGCTTACATAGTAGGGAACACGTACATGAATGCAAAGCAAGGATCAAGTTGGATGAAGAGGTTTGCCATTAACTACGGATATGAGTTTTTGAGGAGGAATAGCAGAACAGCTAGCTATGCACTAAATATTCCTCACGCGTCTACATTGGAGGTGGGGATGATCTACCATGTTTGATTTTTGTCATACAAATTCTTATAATGTGAATTAGATTTTGTAACATTGCGCAATAGTTGAAGGCCACAGATTAATATGGTGgctgaaaaaatatatccagGAATTTGGCAGGGTTCATCATCCTCCTATTTTGGGTGTGTGAGAGAAATGTAGGATAAAGAACTTGTTCAGCGGGCCTTTGAGGCATAGTTATACACTGTTCATCATCCTCCTATTTTGGGTTTGTGAGAGAAATGTAGGATAAAGAACTTGTTCAGCGGGCCTTTGAGGCATAGTTATACACTGTTCATCACCTCCTATTTTGGGTTTGTGAGAGAAATGTAGGATAAAGAACTTGTTCAGCGGGCCTTTGAGGCATAGTTTTACACTGTAGATCCCTAAATTGCATACACTCTCTTTGTCTTGCTCTTCATTAAATTGCTTCATGTTGGTAGCAATGAGCTTCGCCTTAACCTACCGGCTTTCTCTTCAACTTTGCGGTTACAAGTCCTCAAATTGGAGGGGTTCGATATGAAAGTTGGTATGGACTGGTCGCGTTGCTCTCGAAACCAAAATAACTGCAAAATCTGTGCTTCTTCTTAGAGGAAACAGTAGTTGGATTTCTGATtgtgctcttcctcttcctcaggTTAGGTTGGCCAATAGGCCTTGTGGACTGTGGGCAATTATAGGTTTGGGTATACGTTTTTGGACCCATTACAAGTTGACAACTGTGGTACTAGACTGGCCAGGCGTTTTCCAGAATGTGGACCCATAATTATCAATTCCGCAAACTAAACATGTCtaagatttataaaaaaaaaatcgatttTCCCCCGTTGTAGGCCTACGACGGTTCGCTCCTGCGGCGTTTTTGTCAAAATGGTCTAAAGCTTCATACTATGCTTCGGAGCACATGGTGGTTTAGAATTCAATGTGAAAATGTAACTCAAATAATAAAAAGTTTGGAATATCATGAAGCTCGACACACCACAAAATATCCATCCTTTAAGAGGAAGTTTGTGGATAACCAGAGTAAACCCTAACAACCTAAACACCTATTTCATTATCAGAATTCAAATGTAGAGTATTCTCCTACATGTTCTTTTACTGAGCTGGACGCAACCTCATAATATCAATATGAAAGTGAATAAcagaatttctttttctttttcttttttggggagCTGAATTATTATATGAAAGATGGGATGTGGAAGCTGACAGCGTGAGAGAAACTTATGGATTGGATGTTCCAAAACCCGGAAATGGGTCCCACGgcccagaaggaaaaaaaaaaaaggattggtTTCGGATAAGGAGAGGCCCATACCCCACACCCGAACCGGCCTTTATAATCTCCACGAAATGCGGCGGACCGGGTAAAAAATAAAACCGGGCCCACACGTTGGCAGGGTGACCTGGACCAATAGGTCACGTGATGTCCGTGTCTCGTTCCAGTGCGTCTTCGCTGTCGGCTCGGGGGCATGAGCTGACGTGGCCGAATCGAATGGGCTGATGGTGGTGGGATAATGATCGGCGGGCCCCACGGAGTTAGGTCCCGTCGGCCCTCCTTTCACTAGTTTTGAGTGCTCCACGTGTTGAAGCGGGACGAGgaaaatgggggggggggggaaaaaGGAAGGCGGGGAGAAATCCCTGTCTGCTTGATTTTATCCACAACCAGTGAAAAAGCAGCTGGAGTTTAAGATAATTACGGGAATGCCATCGGTAGGAATTTTGCTTAGAAAGGCCATAAAGGCTCACCGTACTCGCTTTTCATGTTTTGCCTTGAAAGGGAAGAAGGAGATAAAGGAGTCTGTGGGCGAAACTAGGGCTTTGCTTGCTTAACACATGGGCAGGTATGGTCGCTTTCGTTCTTGGATACCAAAATATGGGTAGGGTCATGATCACTGTTAGCTTTTTCTTAGATCTGTGTACTGTTTGGGAGAATGGGGTTTGTTCCTGAAGTGTCAGGTTGTAATCATCAAGTGGTTTCTCGAAGAGTAATGGGGCTCTCAAGAAAACGAGGAAAATAGTACGTCTATTGAAAAGGTTTTTGAATTAGGTATAGGGGAATAGTGGATCGAAGGAGAAGGATATTGACAGTTAATTTTTCTCGTACAAAACTTGTGGATCCATGAAGCAATAGAAGGGATGTATGTGACAAAATCTTGTTTATTTACCGGCTTTGTagtgaaaaattaaaaattttgacaCACATTGATATTAAATTGTACATTTTATGGAtcaaaaatattatattatattacgCTTAACTAAATTTTTATCGATAAAAAACTATATTTTTACATTACAAGActtgttatatattacacaagttgGTTGTTTGGAAAGTAAATATATACCAAAGGAAGTTATGATATCTTCTCAAGCTTTTATTACTCATAAATACTTTTAGCGGTACATTGTTAAATAAGAAACAACTGATTCAGTACGCATTTTAAAAATGATTAGTAAGACGTTGGCTAAAATCGTAGATCACCAGTTCACTTCTTTTGATTTTAGAatctatattttttgtttttataatatACTATAACCAATAACCACTCCTAAGATATTCAAGTGGAagttttttatgttatgtgaaagGTTATTTTTGACATGAACACATTTGACATCTTGGGCTCAGGAACAAAAATTTACCTTCAATTTTGTTTCACATCAAACTAATTTTGTGTGACgtaaaaaattgagaaaaagtTTGGATTTTAAAGGGAAAAGGTCTGTGAATGGCAAGTGTGTAAATAAGAGTATAGGTTGATGGTAATTGGGTAGGGTCATATGTACTGGTTAAATCTTATCCAAATGCTGAATGCGGAATGCCAGCTGGGACGTGGTGCTGTCGGATAACGGAGTCAATCCTCTTTTATCGAGCCTTGAGATCGACCTTCAAATATAAAAAACATACaaactaattttttattttttaaaatataaaaagaatAATATTATTTCACAGTTCACAATTCACAATTCACAGTTTCTTGGGAGCCCAAAAGCGAAGTCGCGAACCTTAGCAGACCCAGCTGTCATTTATTAACACACAGCTCATATCCTccactatttttatattttgttttttgattaattaattcaCTTAAACATTTTAAATTATTCAGTCGGTTACTCTTGTCCTCCCACAGGAATGGCATCTTTTTGTTACGGACTTCGGTATATTCCTTTTTGTTCCTCATACGGAAAGAAATGTTTGTTAATCACTTAAATAATTAAATGTACCTTTTAAAATGGAGTGGTGTTCATTTATCTGGTGCTTAAAgataaattttttactttttcacTTCAGTAAACAAACTGTTTGTAATCtgtactattattaagagaaaagaACTTGCTCtctaaaattgaatttttttatcaatttaaCATTTATgtattaaaaaactatgaaatataattaattaataggaataatatggtaaattgtaaaataaataaataaaaaacagaaaatgtgATAGTTGTACGAGAAGTTTTTCCATTATCTTTAACTTATCTCCACACACATAGTGGGTGTACCTTACTAGTTCTAACTAAAAAGATTAGTTACAAGCATAAAATAAACTTgtataatttaatttttcaaaaAAGGCATATTTAACATGAACTTGAAATCTTtaccaatttttttattaaagtaAAAACTCAACTAAATTGTTAGTTGAATCAACAAACATATCTTGATCTGCAAATCGTCAactttaacaaaaaaataacaagTGTAGCCGGCTGCACAAGTGTCAAAAGATGATGCTCGTGGGCCTTGCAACTCGAAAAAAAACCTCACTGACCACATTTATATGCAATCGAGataaaaagaggaaaaagaatcATTATAATTTGGCAACCATGACAACACTCTTTGAACGAAAATTGATCTGATTAACGTTAAGGGATTAGTGTGAAATTATCATGATAAAAAGATCAAAGAGTTGTTGATTGAACCATTACCTCGATTCAATTGTCCAACCAGAGAAACAAATGCTACTTATCAAAATTAGTCCTTATTTTCACTCAAAATTCATCGGACTAGTCTTACATCTATTTAAACTTTCCACTtagacgaagtggtgttagctcaatggttagagcacccactacttatgtacgaagtcatgtgttcgagtcaccatgagggcaaaagtgaaaccctttgatcctctttaaagaaaaaaaaaaaaaaaaaaaacctttccaCTTAACAATATTTTATAGATTGATCCAACAATCCAGTAATCAAACAATTCAACTAAATACATTTCCATATGGTTATAAGATTACTTATTATTACTTACTTAATTAATTCTCATATTTTAATATCAATTCTATTTTACTATACACcaactttattttttcttttttgtcaaaAAGACATCAAGTAATTGATTATCAAATCTCATGGTGGTCATGGGTGATTAAACAGTGTAAAGTGTGGATTAGATTATCAAAATCCAGTCACTATTGGCGTGCAGCATAAAAAAACAGAGTCGTGGGTTGTtgtcttaattaattaagatgtCAATCATTTTATTAAACTTTATTACACGATGCAGATATCGATACATAATTGGTTGAATTAAAATTAGCAACTAAGCATGagtcaattaaaaaataaaataaaaacttacaGACATTTGACCTAAACCTCCTAACTACAACTATCGGAGGATAATGTTATTTAATAACGGAGTGTTTCGCTTAATCAAGTTACACTACCTATTCATTTCGCACACACCTTTAACATTTAAAATGTAATTAACAATACATTTTGAGTGTATAGTATTACATCGTTATCGAAATACATATATAGGGACCCATGGTGTGTTGCATGGAAAATTGCCTAACCTACGCGGCTAATACTCATCAAATATGTAACATACCTTAAATTAAGGTGCCTTGAATTGGTCATGTTATTTGAGAGGTCAAATTAATCTAGGACATAGATACGTAATTTATAATGTGTATATATAAGCATCGAGATACTACATCCAACCAGTCATCGCTAATTGGAAAGTTACCTCTGGTACGTATTTTGTGGCTTTGTGTTTCAACCATAATAAAGAAAAGTTTTACGTTTTTCTTACTAAATAGATTAATCAATTAGAAATAAACAATCTAAAACATAAGCTCGCGGAGTGTGTAGTATCGagatattttattttcaaatagTTCAACTTATTGCTTCATTTATCATGAAATTCAATGTTATTAAGTTTCTTTAAATGACAAATTCAATTATGTGTGATCAAACTAAATCAgtctaaataaaatataaactcaCAAAGCTATTTAGAAAGTTCGCTGGATACCACTTTTCCTtgtatatatttgaaaatatatCACGAGCTAGTAGCTAGTATATCTAAATGGATTCAGAAACTATAAGATAGTCTCGTCGACTTTGTGAGTACCACGTATTTGTAGTTTGAGATAATTTTATTAGTTTACGCTGCATTACGTAGACGATAATTGCCTAATTAGTCTAGTTCAATTAATCATGAAATTCAATGTTATTAAGTTTCTTTGAATGACACGTTCAATTATGTGTAGTCTAAATACAATGTAAACTAACAGAGAGCCATTTAGAAAGTTCACTGGATACCATTTTCCCGTGTACATCtttaaaaaatatatcaaaagcTAAGGCTTCGTTTGATTCGCGGAATGAAAATTGTGGGAAAGGAAAGTTGATCATTTCATGTGTTTGGCACACGTaaggaaatgaacaactttcctGCATGAAGGGAAAATAGGGGGAAAATGGATTCTCCCACACCCTATGGAATACTTTCTCTACATTAATTGCACATTAATTACCTAATCTGAAGATTATTTTAATGGTTATTATTATCAATTTATTTATGAAACTTTTGAATCTTGAATTGTTTATGCTTTGATGACAAGGATATTATTGGAAAATTGATGTTACATACTTTCCTATTCAtgcacaaaccaaacatttgaaataaaagtaaaatacatTTTGCGATTACTTTCCCGGTGTTTCCAAACATTGGTAGAGATACTAGTGGGAAATTTAATTTCCCATGCTCATGAGAAAGACTAAGGAACCAGTTTCATTTTCGGCAACCAATCGAGGCCTAAGAGTCTACATGAACTGAGTAAGAAACTATAAAAACAGTCTTGTAGCTACAACGAGACAATTTTATTGGTTTATGCTGCGTACATCTTTAAAACACATATCAGGAGCTAAGAGTCTACCTGAACCGATTAACAAACTATAAAGACAGTCTCATAGCTACAACGAGACAATTTTATTGGTTTACGTTGCGTTACGCAGACGATAATTGCCTAATAAGTTTAGATTCAATTAACCATGAAATTCAACGTCATTAATTTTCTTTGAATGACACATTCAATTATGCGTAGTCTAATTAAA belongs to Rosa chinensis cultivar Old Blush chromosome 4, RchiOBHm-V2, whole genome shotgun sequence and includes:
- the LOC112196941 gene encoding potassium transporter 6; the protein is MDLETGIDRNQVKKESWRTILTLAYQSLGVVYGDLSISPLYVYKSTFAEDIEHSETNEEIFGVLSFVFWTLTLVPLLKYVFIVLRADDNGEGGTFALYSLLCRHARVSSLPNSQSADEELTDYKKERDTRSLKPNSGFGSGLKSTLEKHRVLQRCLLVLALIGTCMVIGDGVLTPAISVFSAVSGLEFSMSEKHHKYVELPIACIVLIGLFALQHYGTHRVGFLFAPIVLAWLLCISVIGLYNILHFNPTVYKALSPYYMYKFLKKTQKGGWMSLGGILLCITGSEAMFADLGHFSQLSIQIAFTSLVYPALVLAYMGQAAYISTHYTKGGNSDIGFYISVPEKVRWPVLVIAVLAAVVGSQAIITGTFSIIKQCSALDCFPRVKIVHTSSKIHGQIYIPEINWILMLLCLAVTIGFRDTKRMGNASGFAVISVMLVTTCLMSLVIVLCWHRSIFFAICFVFFFGTIEALYFSASLVKFHQGAWVPVALALCFFFVMYVWHYGTVRKYEFEVQNKVSINWLLSLGPSLGIVRVRGIGLVHTELVSGIPAIFSHFVTNLPAFHQVLVFLCIKSVPVPHVRPEERFLVGQIGPREYRLYRCIVRYGYRDVHKDDMEFENDLVCSIAEFLRSGSSPDCNILSEDSGKEDDKMTVVGTRSTHADGIQLSEDSVEMTAEITTLGQKEIRSPSPPVRQREIRSPPMPQRRKKVRFIVPESPKIQTGAREELQELMEAREAGIAYIVGNTYMNAKQGSSWMKRFAINYGYEFLRRNSRTASYALNIPHASTLEVGMIYHV